tcatgcaatatgaggAGGatgaaagatctttctgaagatgaaaaccatgaaatggtgcaatgttgtgcaaaaggcatgaaaacaactaatattgtgtgaaactgaatggagattatcaaattatcataagatttgtgagtgattagAGCACatcagaactcggtcagataaaggcttattaatgaaagttcctgtcaaaaaaattaattgtattaaaagggcagctataaaaaagccagtgttgagcagcaaacaggtatttgaagcttctggtgtctcaagaagctctccatgctggctggcagttgtgcgtaaagatgcatttcagccactccaaaccaaagctcacaaaaagaaacatttacagtgggtttagaaatacatgaaaactcatttttaaatagttttattcactgacgaatgccgtactacaatggatggtctagatggatggatttttGGATAGTTGGTGAATGGTCACCATTTTCCAACAAGATGTCAGCagggagctggtgggtgatgatttgggctggaatattgggaagtgagatggaaggtccccttagggtctctgagggtattaaaatgacttttgcaagatatgtggagttcataattGGCCATTTTCAgttatggtataaaaaggaggatagtgccttctgaaatacaatgcactatgcactatcccatgctgcaaaataACACCACAGcactaaaactgtttgaaaatgtatttctacacccactgcaaatgtttctctttgtgaggtttggttaatggtggctaaaatgcatctttacgcacaactgccagcctgcatggagagcttcttgagactccagagacaccagcagcttcaaatacctgtttgctgctcaacactggctttttttgtagctgcccttttaatacaatacattttttgacaggaactttcattaataagcctttatctgaccgagttctgctgtgctctaaatcactcacaaatctcataataatttaataatctccattcagtttttacacaatattagttgttttcatgccttttgcacaacattggaccatttcatgcttttcatcttcagaaagatctttcatcctccccatattgcatgagaactgtgacttgcttaataacgTGGAGCAACCTcaaagtagggtttccatagatctggcaaattattttgtttgagattgataccagttaccTAAAAAGACGTggattaataaacaaacaaacattttcttagaaaaactaaaatctgaatgttcaTTCTagtgaaatcttactgatatgtcacttgcataataatttgaaaCGCAGTGTATATATCCTCCTGTGATCCTTAGAATTAAACAGGATGGTTTAGTTTTATGAATTCagaatgtttttaattcattattccTAGCATTTCCTGCTTCCTGCTTTTTATTATCTTTACGCTCAGTTATTATTTATTCTGCTATGTTTGGTCCAGATTGTCGAGTGAGCGTGCCACCTCCAGTCCCTCAGAGAGTGCAGCCATCATTTTTGCCACGATGGAGTGTCTGCGGTTTATCATGCTGCAGAACGCCGGAGACGAGCAAGAGCAGAGAAGCATCCAGAACATGCTCATCTCAGAACAGGTCTGTGGTTCAAAAGGAAAAGATCTCTCTAAACGTGCTGATATCTTATGCATTGATCTCTTTCTCCACAGCTCCTGCCATTGATTGACAGAGCTCTGGGAAACCCATCGCTGCAGACGGGTCCTCTGTTCCCTCAAGTCTCAGATATGCTCCTTTCCTGGGAAAAGCGGACAGCTGGAAAAGAAACTTCCACCTTTCAAAGACTGCTGTCAGACTTTTGGGAGGGTCTGAGTCGTTTGTGCACAACTTGCGTGGACTGCGAGGAGGCTGAGCGAACCGCCCTTGAGGGCATTGCATCGCTTCTGCAGATTATGCATAACCCGAACATTGCCAGTAAACAGACCAAGAAGAAGAAAACTGTGAAAATTTGCTTCACAGACCAGGAAGAAAGAGGACAAGGGGAGGAACCTCAGAGAGAAACTCCAGCGGTGGAGGAACAAGACCGTCCCTTGAGAAATGGACACCTGCTGGATTTGGTGTGCCAGCTGGCGGACCTCAACATGGCGTACGTGAGCAAACAAGAGTCGGAAAGGCACCTGCGGTTTTTGTCTCAGCTGCTCCGGGTGTTCCCGAACCCTCAGGTGTTCCAGGTGCTGCTGAAGCCAGAGGAAATGATGCCTGAAATGGGGTCAGAGCTCAGGCCACTTGCTGAGAACGCAGCTGTCCACTTCCTCCTGCAGAGAGTGGCTGTATGGTTAAAACAGGACAGCAGAAAGGACACTGACTTCCTGGTGGACATGGTTTTCAGTTCCCTGCAGTGCTGCGGCTCAAGTGATGACAAGACACTGATCCTTAACCACATCAGTGTAAGACACCCACATGGTTGGGGGGATTGGGATGCTACAGGGATACATTAAAGTGATAGCCCACAAGAGGCCACGTTACAGTGTTTTACCACATTTAAGGGGTTTAAGTAACAGCACCAGCATGATAAAACACACTGGTGTTCAGTaaagaattatatttattactactactactactactaataataatgtgagttattaaaaaaattataatatgaaatactgtataatataatataatataatataatataatataatataatataatataatataatatagcatTAGACAATTATACAAAGGGCTTAACTGTATGGCTTTTTTCTGCTTAACTAGactttactaaaaataaaaaattatatttacattgctgttaaaaaagtttggagtcagtaagatttaaaaaataaattagtactttaattcagcaagaaAGTGAcagttatttataataatattttataatgacaagatatttataatgttacaaaagatttttatattcaaaagatactttctattcatcaacgAATTTAGACTCTTTTctatatattcaaatacaaactagttattttaataatatttataacaatatttataacaagcattaatatgtgctttataagtactaataaacaaccAATATACTAGTAATATGAAAGCTAATAAACAACTAGTTAAAATTCAAAATtgaaccctaaaataaagtgttactgatatTTTCTCTTATGTACATACATGTAACACATCAATAATCAATTATTTGTCTCTTCATAACAGAGGGATTTGAATTGGAACGTGACTCTTCAACTTATTGAAAAGgtacttgtttttttattaaaagggCTTTTCAATTAGGTTACATTTAGctttacatttaacagtgttttttattattaaaaaatatgaacTAAATATTCTCTTGACTTTCATGACACCAGTCATGTGCAGATCCTGTCCGTTTGGAGGTGTGTATTGGCTGGCTGAGGGGTTCTGTGCTAGGGGAGAGGTTGGTGGGTTTGGCTGGAGAACTGTGTGCGATGGGTCTGCTTGGATCCCCTTCTTCATCATCCCAACATGCACATGGCTGGCCTCTCATCAGCCTCGCTCTGTCACAGCAGCACAATAATGGTAAGTCTCTATATCATTACTGCTCAACAACTGGAGTTAAAGACAAAATTTACCTTTACTTTATTTACTAGAAATACTaccaaaagtttggggttggtaatattttttgtaatatttttgaaagcagtctcttaagctcaccaaggctgcatatatttgatcaaaaatacattaaagcagaaatattatgaaatattattacaatttataataactgttttctgttttaatataaatgtaaataatttaaatgtaatttattcctgcgatgactgaattttcagcatcattactccagtcttcagtgtcacatgattcttcagaaatcatgctaatatgatgatttgctgcttaagaaaaatgtcttaatattatcaatgttgaaaacagttgtgctgcttaatatttttgtggaaactatgatactttttttcaggattctctgaATAGGATTCAGTCTTAATTGTTTGAATTCTTTCTtgatagaaaattcaaaaggacagaattttgtaacattataaatgtctttactgtcatttttgatcaatttaatgcatcttttctgaataaaagtattaaaaatacttactgaccccaaagttttgaacagTTATGTATATCTCATTATGGGagttaaatttgttaaaaatcaaataaagcaaataatacTGTCTCACCCTATTTCTCTCTCTGCAGAGCCTCTTATTGGTAAGGTGTATGTCGAGCAGATCATTGACAAGCTTCACGCCACCCTGTCAGAAGCAAAGGGCATGTCTGACGCCGGAAACACAGAGCCGCTGGTCACTTTCATCTCTGATGTGGCTGCCACCTTCTTTTCTTCGGTTAAGGGCTGCCTGCTGCTGGCGTCTGCAGAGGAACTGCTTATGACTGTTTTCCAGCTTTGTGCACAAGACCAAACCATCACTCACCTCTCAGGTGAAGAGAACTCCTCTCTACGGAAAGTGTTTAATTCTAGTTTGTGTGAAAAACCAGCTTTAACAGTTTCTGAATATTTGAATTAATTCTAAATACCTTTAAATATGACACAATGTTGTGTGCGTACTTCTATTAAATGCATGCGTGGTGTTTTCTGGCAGATGCTCTTCTCCTGAAGCTTCAGCACGCCTACACTGCTGGCATTCAATCACTCATCGCTCACCTGGGTGCAGGGGTCACAAAGGGCACCCTCCTCCACAACATTGCTCTCTGGGTTAAAAGTCAGCTGCTCACCACTCCACTGACTGTCAAAAGGTTTGGCCTTCTCTAACCATCTTTAGATGAATGTGCTTTTGCCAAAAGCtgttacttttttgttttttaaaaagtttggcTGAATAAATTGTAGCAGCTTGTCTAAATCTCTTCTCTTATTGATGTCAGTCTGCAGGTTCTGGTGCAGGCTGTAGAAAGTCTGGCTCAGACCATCGCCTCGGCCCAGAAGACCACCTGTCTCCTGTCTCAGTTTATCTGCTGTCTTACTCCTTCTGAAGAGGAGTGGAGCCGCATTAGACGGGCCCTTCCCCCTCAGGTCCTCAGCTAATCACAAATGGAATTCACACTTTTTAAGAGGAAATAATTGAAGTATAGAAGTATAGGAAGTATAGACTTCATACATActattttgtcattgtttttaaGTAACTTTCTTTGTGCATTTCTGCAGTGGGTGAGATACCCTCTGCTGTGTGGTCATCTCAGAGTCACAGGTGAAAACCTCAGCATGGATGTGTGGAAGCTCAGGCCGTCTAACCGGCTTCCCGCACACCTgtgtgtaattgcattactgGGCAGAATCATCCTCACTGCATCTTCACCTGATGACCAGCAGGTGGAGGCAGACTTCTCCGAAACTCCTGATCTCAAAAACATAGGTGAGACTCATTTTTTCATCTAGCTATTAGTAGCATTGATTTTGTATAataaaagtgtatatatatattttaaaatgcaatatattCCTGCaatggcaaagttgaattttcagcttcaattctccagttttcagtgtcacatgatccttcagaagtcattctaatatgctgatttgatgcgtcccccttgctgaataaaagtctttctttctttctttctttctttctttctttctttctttctttctttctttcttgtaaacaattaatttataaaataataaaaacatttttggacACAAGAATTCATGTAAGCAGTTAcgtttcttttcctttttttttttttggtaatttttacaaatatttgttCTTATGTAGTTTCAGAGATTATCTATGGACTTCAGTGGTGTGCAGAAATGGAGCTCTCACCCCTCATGGTGTCTGAATATCATAAACTGCTGCATTCCTGGAGTTTAGAGCAAAGAATCCACAACAACAGCTTGATCAAAACCACTCTTATAGACACGCTTTTCACAAGGTtaactcattcattttttttttttttccagaaatgtGAATTTTCATTAGTAATGGCCTAGATTttgtataaatatgtttaatttgtttttaataagcATAATTTATAGACCCTTCTTTTTAATCACAGGTCACAAGAAGAGGGCTCTCTCTGGTCACTATCTCTGGCAAGATATATGCAGAACAACAAAATGGACCCAAGTGACATCAAGGGCTTATATGGCAATGTAGAAaggtaggattttttttttttttttttgaagtccTTAtggtcaccaaggctgcatttatttgatcaaaaatacaataaaacagtagtaatattgtgaagtattattataatataaaataactgttttatatttgaatatattttaaaacgtaatttattcctgtgatgcaaaactTAATTTTCACCATTATttctctagtcttcagtgtcacatgatcctttagaaatcattttaatgtgctgagtttgtgctcaagaaacatttcttattattatcaatgttgagagttgtgctgattaatatttttgtgcaaaccgtgatacattttttcaggtttctttgaatagaaagttcaaaagaacagcatttatttgaaatagaaatcgtttcaacattataaatgtctttactgttacttttagtcaatttaatgcatccttggtgaataaaagtactaatttctttaaaaaaaaaaatttgtagtGTATGTAACTGTAATAGCTGATTTAAAACTCATTGCACTGGCCTCTGAGATAATTCTAGTAGTTTCTCTAGGctgctgcagcagcagcagtaatctGTTAAACAGCATATGCTGATGTAAGAAATGTGTGAATGTGACCCAGAGGAACCTCAGTCAGTCAGCTTATACAGATACACATGATTACAGCTGGCTATCAGCACAGTATTTTGGTGAGAAATGTCAGCCTAACCAGTGAGGTGGTTGTGACGTTCCTGCTAATTCTGTggcttgtttgtgtgtgtcagtttCTTTCCCCTCTCAGAACACAGTGTGAATACGGTGCAggcgctgtgtccatttctagACAGTGAAGAGAGAGAATCCCTCGTCGCCTTGTGTGTTGCAGAGCTGCTTAACTGGCAGGACAGAGAGCAGGACTGCATCGATAGTGAGATTCAAATCATATCCATACAGCACATGATGAGTCACATAGGCAGAGCAACACCAATCTCACTCACTTAACTTATGTGAAAGAATAATGTTGTGTGTGTAGGTGTCCGAGGCTGTCTGGCCGTGCTGCTCTGCTGTCTACAGGCCGACACGGCTGTGGAGGATGAGATCTTGCTGGCTGTCATAGCCACGATAGCTGAATGGAGGAACAGTAGAGAGGAGTGGTTCCTCTTCAACAGGTGAATCCATGCTTCTGCTATGTGTATCTCTGTAATGAGGAAGACTGCAGTGGCATGTCGTATTTATTATGTCAGAGCTGTGGCCGTGATGCTCGTGGGTGATGCGGGATTCAAGACTCGGTCCCTTTCTGCTCTTCTTTCCACATCTTTTTATTTGCCCACTCTATTTAATCCTTCCAGTAGAAGAAAAAATTGCACAGtagagtaataataaaaatatatatctttaaaggggtcatgacatggatttGGATGTTCCTTGAAttccacttataatgttaatgtataaaaggtaatttttgcacaaaaaaagcaGATATATATGCAGCTTGTGGTGCAATGATGTAAAACAATTTGTCGATGTCTTGCTCAGGAGGTaggcatatgcaaatgtatttgcccaTGTGACGTCACAGGTCACCCAATATCAAAACAAGCTGTTTTTGGaacttgattaaataaatgcgtttaaatacattttaagttaTGAAACTTGCTGAAAGTTTTAATGGTTCAAATATCTTTTATAtgtcaaaatctttaaaataaagaatataaaatattaaattaatcatatatatatatatatatatatatatatatatatatatatatatatatatatatatatatatatatatatatatatatatatatatatatatatatatatatatatatgtgtgtgtgtgttaattatattaataatatgtaataaaaaaGCTATCATAATTTTAGATTATCAAAAATGTGAAGCAACTTGAAATAATGCATAAAAATGAAACAGAATGCTTTCAAAAGAATAACATTTAATgctgaaaaactgaaaaatcaaCAAAAACTTTACTATATCTTTCAAATAAAGaatgcaaaatataaaattaataatgcgtaataataaaaaataatagctCTCATCAAAAATGTGAAGCACCTTGAAAtacataacaaaatataaacatttggCTTAGAATGCTTttataagaagaagaagaagaaaaaaaaacagacaaatcAACAAAAGCTATTTCCTATCCCCTCTTTTCTATAccttaatataaaattaataataaagtatacAATAAAtgccaaaaaacaacaaaaatgattaaagttcattgtttttacagtattattTTATATCCATTCACTTAAATAACGCAAGGCCTAATAATCTCCCTCTCCTTTCTTTGTGTCCATTTGCAGTGACCTTGGAAAGGTTCCTGCTGCAGGGCTGTCATTGGCAGTAGAAATGATGCGCTTCCTGTGCTGGATGGTGGATCATTCTCCCACAGTCTTGGGAAACACTCATTGGGATCTCCTGCTCTGCTCAATGCTGGCATGGCTTGAGGTGTTATTTCTCTTTCCATCTTCATTCACTGTTTATATGCAGTAGACAGAGTGACACACTATCTGTCCCTTCCAGATATTTCTACCCCAGTGCACAATCAAATCTGCATTTTAAACAGATCTTATTttaacaccaggtgtaaatgagATCTGAGATGCTTTACACATATGGCTGATCCAATAAATAATCATGCCTACTCTGAGAACCGTGCTGCATACAGACAACAATCTAAGCAAATGTCGTTTGTGTCTTTTTTGCAGACCGCCAGTGAGAACAGCACTGTATTCTGGAATCCTTGGGTAcagctgtttgtgtgtgcaaaCTGTGAGCTGATTGTGAGGCTGAGTGAGTTTTTCACATCACCCCCTGCTGGTGTGGAGCAACTTCTTCCAGACTTGACCTCAGAGTGGAAGGAGTTCTTTTTGGAGGGAATTCACAACCTTCTGCTCCCACTGCTTATTAAGATTCCCAGTGAGTCACCTTAACAAGAACATTCATGTGTGGTTTGtggtttaattattattttttttttatatgtttatgctaccatttaaaagtttataaaaacatttatattgtgaagtattattataatttaatttgacttatataatttaatttaactgttttatatattaagtgtcttcattgtcacatgatgcCTAAAAAATTggtctaatatgctgattttatgcttcaaaaacattttttattattattatcaatgttgaaaactgatattttcagcactgataataataataatagaacatatttttgtggaaactgatatattatatgaaaaatcttaccaaacttttgaattgtagtGTAAATTTAAGTGTTTCAAAAACCATGactctggggggaaaaaaaacaaacagaaaaagatGCAGTTTTTCCATTTAACCGTCCAAACTGTCTAACAGCTAAagcacagcacagcacagcaACTTTAGTTTATGGTCCAATTCTCagtattaactagttgcttaatagcatgcatattactaggatttTGGccgtttattagtacttataaagcacatattaatgccttattctgcatgactttattctacatcccttaattctacccaatacctaaactttaCAACTACcgtactaactattaataagtgGTAATTTGGAGTTTGAGGCagaagtcatagttaatagttagttaatagtatcctgttaaatttacagtaagaAAAACTGTTATTGCTACCATATAAAAAATATGGTGACTATCTTTCCATTATTACAGGTTGGCATATTGGTGCCTGTATATTTTACAGCCTATAACTGTATATTtcattaaatgataaaatatgaaCATACCACTCTACTTGAACTATCATAATCTGGTTTTTACCTTCAAATGTACTGATAGCAATACAGGTGGAACAATAGAAAGCCACATGATGAATCGCAAGTGGTCTTTCCATAAAACATGGTGGTAACacttttacaataaggttt
This genomic stretch from Megalobrama amblycephala isolate DHTTF-2021 linkage group LG2, ASM1881202v1, whole genome shotgun sequence harbors:
- the ltn1 gene encoding E3 ubiquitin-protein ligase listerin, with protein sequence MGGKNKQRTKGNVRPSSSGRAADLLARESGVVPGFVGFGVSTSSDPGYVPAVQGAEEIDNLVDADFRMVLRKLSKRDTVTKLKAVQEFGAMCQERQPDVVKGVLPYWPRIYCRISVDHDRRVREATQQAFEQLVLKVKRNLAPYLKSIMGHWLICQCDTYSPAASAASAAFQAAFPLNKQPEAISFCKDEVLNVLQDNLLKETANTLSDPQSVPEEEREAKYIRLLTSSLLALKRLLSVLPEQDRELLNERLTQLITQSKFWKYSKHKSPQVRGAYFELITSMCEHTPQLIQAEAARACSAVLLLIDDTDPVVLPPLWEAVLHILSCVDNCWTHVSARKGVMPKLWVLLKEGGRGLATSLHPNLLPFISKLPAEVTQPDLEFSRTFLTSVIQGLSSERATSSPSESAAIIFATMECLRFIMLQNAGDEQEQRSIQNMLISEQLLPLIDRALGNPSLQTGPLFPQVSDMLLSWEKRTAGKETSTFQRLLSDFWEGLSRLCTTCVDCEEAERTALEGIASLLQIMHNPNIASKQTKKKKTVKICFTDQEERGQGEEPQRETPAVEEQDRPLRNGHLLDLVCQLADLNMAYVSKQESERHLRFLSQLLRVFPNPQVFQVLLKPEEMMPEMGSELRPLAENAAVHFLLQRVAVWLKQDSRKDTDFLVDMVFSSLQCCGSSDDKTLILNHISRDLNWNVTLQLIEKSCADPVRLEVCIGWLRGSVLGERLVGLAGELCAMGLLGSPSSSSQHAHGWPLISLALSQQHNNEPLIGKVYVEQIIDKLHATLSEAKGMSDAGNTEPLVTFISDVAATFFSSVKGCLLLASAEELLMTVFQLCAQDQTITHLSDALLLKLQHAYTAGIQSLIAHLGAGVTKGTLLHNIALWVKSQLLTTPLTVKSLQVLVQAVESLAQTIASAQKTTCLLSQFICCLTPSEEEWSRIRRALPPQWVRYPLLCGHLRVTGENLSMDVWKLRPSNRLPAHLCVIALLGRIILTASSPDDQQVEADFSETPDLKNIVSEIIYGLQWCAEMELSPLMVSEYHKLLHSWSLEQRIHNNSLIKTTLIDTLFTRSQEEGSLWSLSLARYMQNNKMDPSDIKGLYGNVESFFPLSEHSVNTVQALCPFLDSEERESLVALCVAELLNWQDREQDCIDSVRGCLAVLLCCLQADTAVEDEILLAVIATIAEWRNSREEWFLFNSDLGKVPAAGLSLAVEMMRFLCWMVDHSPTVLGNTHWDLLLCSMLAWLETASENSTVFWNPWVQLFVCANCELIVRLSEFFTSPPAGVEQLLPDLTSEWKEFFLEGIHNLLLPLLIKIPTDFTEPDDPLFPLPVLRAVGEALTYIPVELLTQNKLPPRFVADQRSSLPEPLQTLLNTLSPLLLFKARPLQLAVYHILHKVMPLLPESDSESASAKSEDEDGEEPCLSPPAALMSILSATEELLENILGGVQVGEFAVVQALSMEHCCILGYLLSWKLLFTFFKASSSHLRAQYSLHLKKTRSLHKLLLHLFRLMPENPSVPGQLAEPSSKEPKTFFTESLSLSPQKTEGLQFEVPHLACSVYYGALKDLPAMVRLWWNSQEKRVFSTVDKFTSKYVSGVLSAQEIASVQSSTQTFENMMVKARSATREVIATYSVDDIFIELVIQLPQNYPLGSISVESGRRVGVSVQQWRNWMLQLSTYLTHQNGSILEGLSLWKNNVDKRFEGVEDCMICFSVIHGSNYSLPKKACRTCKKKFHSACLYKWFTSSNKSTCPLCREMFF